In Desmospora activa DSM 45169, one genomic interval encodes:
- the pmtA gene encoding phenol-soluble modulin export ABC transporter ATP-binding protein PmtA yields MENAIELKNVSKNYKQFSLDNISFSVKKGFVTGFIGPNGAGKTSTIKMIMNLIHADSGSIELFGLDHKLNERFVKERIGFVYAENHFYDHLTIDKMKKIISPFYKNWDDALFYETVRKFDLPLKRKIKQLSTGMKMKFSLAIALAHHADLIIMDEPTSGLDPVFRSEVLDLFSEIMQDEEKTIFFSSHITSDLEQIADYITFIYDGRILFQETKDDILERFAIVKGDRQLLDADTRKHLIGIRETDFGFEALTADRVETREIFGKEVLIEQTNLEQLMVFTVRGEKHKRISS; encoded by the coding sequence ATGGAAAATGCAATCGAACTTAAAAATGTATCGAAGAACTATAAGCAGTTTTCGTTAGACAACATTTCTTTTTCGGTTAAAAAGGGGTTTGTAACAGGATTTATTGGCCCAAACGGGGCGGGTAAAACGAGCACGATCAAAATGATCATGAATCTCATTCATGCTGATTCAGGTAGTATTGAGTTGTTTGGATTAGATCATAAATTAAATGAGCGTTTTGTAAAAGAACGCATCGGCTTCGTTTACGCTGAAAATCATTTTTACGATCATCTTACAATTGACAAAATGAAAAAAATCATTTCGCCTTTTTATAAGAACTGGGATGATGCGCTATTTTATGAAACGGTCCGCAAGTTTGATTTACCGCTTAAGCGTAAGATTAAGCAGCTTTCTACCGGTATGAAAATGAAGTTTTCATTAGCCATCGCATTGGCTCACCATGCTGACCTCATTATTATGGACGAACCGACATCTGGCTTGGATCCGGTTTTTCGCAGCGAAGTTTTAGATTTATTTTCCGAAATTATGCAGGATGAGGAGAAAACAATCTTTTTCTCCAGTCATATTACATCGGACCTTGAACAGATCGCCGATTACATTACATTCATTTATGATGGGCGTATTCTTTTTCAAGAAACGAAGGATGACATCCTAGAACGCTTTGCAATCGTAAAGGGAGACCGTCAGTTGCTTGACGCTGATACACGTAAGCATTTGATCGGTATACGGGAAACCGATTTTGGTTTTGAAGCATTAACAGCAGACCGTGTTGAAACGAGAGAAATTTTTGGAAAGGAAGTATTAATCGAACAGACGAACTTGGAACAACTGATGGTCTTTACGGTGCGAGGTGAAAAGCATAAACGAATTTCTTCATAA
- a CDS encoding CDGSH iron-sulfur domain-containing protein, with the protein MADVKIQTMDRGPIIVRGDVELVDAEGNSFATKKQFALCRCGLSNNKPFCDGNHSGNFEDCARAEKVL; encoded by the coding sequence ATGGCTGATGTTAAAATCCAGACGATGGATCGTGGACCCATCATTGTGCGTGGGGATGTAGAACTGGTAGACGCTGAGGGCAATTCATTCGCCACCAAAAAGCAATTCGCCCTTTGTCGCTGTGGTCTCTCCAACAACAAACCCTTCTGTGACGGCAATCATTCCGGAAACTTTGAGGATTGCGCTCGGGCGGAAAAGGTGTTGTAA
- a CDS encoding ABC-2 transporter permease, giving the protein MKELLLKEYYANQSTYASTFIFFAITAWVITDSHQIPSFLSVLFAGIFLFSTTYVDEQNNSHILINSLPVNRRLVIASKYVSGLLVGMLLLILTIVMNAVIPVNTPLTEMSIALTAAAIMITIALYYPAYMIFGPRFMGYVFIVVMVGILALAPHIANTNFLDTVTLLLQQYSTVALITGITAAAIVILVLSWIISVRVYVAKQF; this is encoded by the coding sequence ATGAAAGAATTATTATTAAAGGAATACTATGCAAATCAATCGACGTATGCTTCAACATTTATCTTTTTCGCTATTACAGCATGGGTTATCACTGATAGTCATCAAATACCCTCATTCTTATCGGTATTATTTGCAGGCATCTTTCTGTTCTCTACGACTTACGTTGATGAGCAAAATAATAGTCACATCCTGATTAATAGCCTTCCCGTTAATCGCCGATTGGTGATCGCTTCTAAATATGTGAGTGGACTTCTGGTCGGTATGCTGCTTTTAATATTAACGATCGTCATGAACGCTGTTATCCCAGTCAATACACCGCTAACTGAGATGAGCATCGCGCTGACTGCTGCTGCTATTATGATTACGATTGCACTTTACTATCCGGCTTACATGATTTTCGGACCTCGATTCATGGGTTATGTTTTCATTGTAGTAATGGTCGGTATACTGGCACTTGCACCGCATATCGCAAATACAAACTTTCTCGATACCGTCACTCTTCTCCTCCAACAGTATTCAACTGTAGCTTTGATTACTGGAATAACTGCAGCAGCTATCGTTATTTTGGTTTTATCTTGGATAATTTCAGTGCGTGTCTATGTAGCTAAACAGTTTTAA
- a CDS encoding TioE family transcriptional regulator, translated as MRYYKPIEIARELHISTSALRHYESWGVVPAPARAKNGYRLYTSEHLAYFRCLRAMFPGFGVKLTCDVLRHIQNGEVDTAFWIVNKEQANLQQEKVVADQTLALLQDPSLPLLKNKKKKNQLTIGEVSTLTDVPASAIRHWEKEGLLSPERDPENGYRLFTPVHIRQILLIRTLRRTVYFLESMKEIVQAVEHQSIEQAKKVTEHALLRIHERNRQQYYGVHRLVQLCEEVGLMKQG; from the coding sequence ATGCGCTACTACAAGCCGATTGAGATCGCAAGAGAGCTCCACATCAGCACCAGCGCATTACGACATTATGAATCTTGGGGAGTCGTTCCGGCACCTGCGCGTGCTAAAAATGGGTATCGTCTGTATACATCGGAACATTTGGCTTATTTCCGTTGCCTGCGCGCCATGTTTCCCGGATTTGGGGTAAAGCTGACATGTGATGTGCTTCGCCACATTCAAAATGGAGAGGTGGATACCGCTTTCTGGATTGTCAACAAAGAACAGGCCAATCTGCAGCAGGAAAAAGTGGTTGCCGACCAGACGCTTGCTCTACTACAAGATCCTAGCCTTCCTCTCCTGAAAAATAAAAAGAAAAAAAACCAACTAACCATCGGCGAAGTTTCCACACTCACCGATGTACCCGCTTCTGCCATTCGCCATTGGGAAAAGGAAGGACTCCTGTCGCCGGAACGAGATCCCGAGAATGGATATCGGCTTTTCACCCCTGTGCATATCCGGCAGATTTTGCTGATACGCACCTTGCGTAGAACCGTCTATTTTTTGGAGAGTATGAAGGAGATTGTGCAAGCGGTGGAGCATCAGAGCATTGAACAAGCGAAAAAAGTGACAGAACATGCGCTCTTACGCATCCATGAACGCAATCGCCAGCAATACTACGGCGTCCATCGATTAGTCCAGCTGTGTGAAGAAGTGGGGTTGATGAAGCAGGGGTGA
- a CDS encoding DUF4870 domain-containing protein: MENENENKPEVEQKKNGSSTSLDPKVAACLCYVLCWVTGLVFLLIEKENRFIKFHAWQSVITFGGLTVIAVVAGIIPFLGGMIITLIQILAIVLWIVLMVKAYQEEWYRLPVAGEIAENQLK, from the coding sequence ATGGAAAATGAAAACGAGAACAAACCGGAAGTAGAGCAAAAGAAAAATGGATCGTCGACCAGCTTAGATCCCAAGGTGGCCGCTTGTTTATGTTATGTTTTATGCTGGGTGACCGGGCTAGTCTTCCTCCTGATTGAAAAAGAGAATCGCTTTATTAAATTTCACGCGTGGCAGTCGGTGATTACCTTTGGCGGTTTGACTGTGATTGCAGTTGTAGCTGGAATCATTCCTTTCTTAGGTGGGATGATTATTACCCTGATTCAGATACTGGCCATCGTTCTCTGGATCGTTCTTATGGTGAAGGCGTACCAGGAAGAATGGTATCGTTTGCCGGTAGCGGGTGAGATTGCAGAAAATCAGTTGAAGTGA
- the htpX gene encoding protease HtpX: MFKRIFLFIVVNVLVLTTIVIFTTIFGVGNYITSQGIDYGALLAFSAIVGFSGAFISLAISRIVAKWMMGVRVLSPDDPNLTQDERWIIEKVHSMSRKAGIREMPQVGIYDSPEVNAFATGPTKNRSLVAVSTGLLERMDADAVEGVIGHEVAHIANGDMVTMTLLQGVINTFVVFLSRIAAYAVSRLVREELSGIVHFVCVILFNIIFSILGSIAVMAYSRYREFHADRGGADFAGKDKMIHALRSLQNHVDMVDDSQTAMQTMKINSKSGWLKLFSSHPDLDERIARLERS; the protein is encoded by the coding sequence TTGTTTAAGCGAATTTTCTTGTTTATCGTCGTTAACGTGCTGGTTTTGACTACCATCGTAATCTTTACTACCATTTTTGGCGTTGGCAACTATATCACTTCACAGGGGATCGATTACGGTGCTCTGTTGGCATTTAGTGCCATCGTCGGCTTTTCCGGTGCATTTATCTCACTGGCCATCTCGCGTATCGTGGCAAAGTGGATGATGGGTGTCCGCGTCCTGTCCCCCGATGATCCCAACTTGACCCAAGATGAACGATGGATCATTGAAAAGGTGCACTCCATGTCCCGTAAAGCGGGCATTCGCGAAATGCCCCAAGTTGGCATCTACGATTCTCCTGAAGTAAACGCCTTTGCAACTGGTCCCACCAAAAACCGCTCCTTGGTCGCCGTTTCTACCGGCTTGTTGGAGCGGATGGATGCCGACGCCGTCGAAGGGGTCATCGGCCACGAGGTGGCCCATATCGCCAACGGTGACATGGTAACGATGACACTGTTGCAAGGGGTAATCAACACTTTTGTCGTCTTCCTGTCCCGGATCGCGGCATATGCCGTATCACGGCTGGTACGGGAAGAACTGTCCGGCATCGTCCACTTTGTCTGTGTCATCCTATTTAACATCATCTTCTCCATTCTCGGTAGTATCGCGGTAATGGCTTACTCCCGCTATCGCGAATTCCACGCTGATCGCGGTGGAGCCGACTTCGCCGGCAAGGACAAGATGATACATGCGCTTCGCTCTCTCCAAAACCATGTTGACATGGTCGATGACAGCCAGACAGCGATGCAAACGATGAAAATCAACAGCAAATCCGGATGGCTCAAACTATTCTCCAGCCACCCGGATCTGGATGAGCGCATCGCCCGTTTGGAGCGCTCCTAA
- the uvrA gene encoding excinuclease ABC subunit UvrA, whose product MIGRIRIEGARENNLKNISLEIPKHQLVVVTGPSGSGKSTLALDILQRECQRQYMESSGMSAESIEKPKVDSIVGLSPSIAIGQHITNRNPRSTVGTVTDMYTYLRLVFQKKGEMQCNQCQAIIPPATDDEGTVIHCPDCRHLHSRLTKSDFSFNTPNGACPRCSGLGRVVEIDAEAVFDKEKSIREGAVTFWHGMLHDYQANILEAAGKHYGLAMRGDQPLHTYSQAQWDLLLYGVESEAFSRHFPGITPPKSVSKGKFEGVLTGMWRRYKEKEGQSSDAAYFITQTCGDCGGERLKEESRRVTVMGETLPRLSHYSLDELCSWIERVQAKCQQDEDPLLETVLHDLLIKVRRVIRVGLGYLTLDRNAISLSGGEAQRLRLASILGSGLTGVLYLLDEPTSGLHPKDTDGLIHVMKQLRDLGNTVLVIEHDERVIQAADHVIDVGPGAGRFGGEIVGQGTLGELMKQSQSITGRYLREKRKLEAKGRRGNGQRITIHEATRHNLQQVTVSFPLQCLVAVSGVSGSGKSTLVFDVLASAEKGRTDVNGCRSLTGMDGVDNMIRVDQSPLTRMQRSNVSTYIDLYTHLRKVFAGLPEAKERGFKANHFSFNTPGGRCDRCEGLGQVSVDMHFLSNLQVVCPDCRGKRFKEEVLAVTYQGYTIADVLALGIDESLSLFSGLKKMRQLLELLCEVGLGYLQWGQPMTTLSGGEAQRLKLAKELSKPTAGHTLYLLDEPSSGLHFHDVQNLHLLLNKLVDAGNTVMMVEHHTDLIAAADWVIDMGPAGGMAGGRVMASGTPQEVAAVNESFTGRFLAAYF is encoded by the coding sequence ATGATTGGGAGAATTCGCATTGAGGGAGCACGAGAAAACAACTTGAAAAATATTTCGCTAGAGATTCCTAAGCACCAGCTCGTGGTCGTTACCGGACCGTCAGGGTCGGGGAAATCGACACTGGCGCTGGATATTTTACAGCGGGAATGTCAGCGGCAATACATGGAATCCAGTGGGATGTCAGCGGAATCAATTGAAAAGCCGAAGGTGGATTCGATTGTGGGCCTTTCTCCCTCGATCGCCATCGGTCAACATATCACCAACCGCAATCCGCGGTCAACGGTAGGAACGGTAACCGACATGTATACGTATTTGCGCCTAGTGTTTCAAAAGAAAGGGGAAATGCAGTGTAACCAATGCCAGGCGATCATCCCGCCAGCGACGGATGATGAGGGTACGGTTATTCACTGCCCCGATTGCCGGCATCTCCATTCACGGTTGACCAAATCGGATTTTTCCTTTAATACTCCCAACGGTGCCTGCCCCCGATGCAGCGGTTTGGGAAGAGTGGTAGAGATCGATGCTGAGGCTGTCTTTGACAAAGAGAAAAGTATTCGCGAGGGTGCAGTCACCTTTTGGCACGGCATGTTGCATGACTACCAGGCGAACATCCTGGAAGCGGCGGGGAAGCACTACGGGCTTGCAATGAGAGGGGATCAGCCCTTACACACATATAGCCAAGCGCAGTGGGATTTGCTGCTGTACGGGGTGGAAAGCGAGGCTTTCTCCCGTCATTTTCCCGGTATTACACCGCCAAAAAGTGTGAGCAAAGGGAAGTTTGAAGGGGTGCTGACAGGAATGTGGCGGCGTTACAAGGAAAAGGAGGGGCAATCCAGTGATGCCGCTTATTTTATTACCCAGACATGCGGCGACTGCGGCGGCGAACGGCTAAAGGAAGAGAGCCGTCGTGTGACGGTTATGGGTGAAACCTTGCCCCGTCTTTCCCATTATTCCTTGGATGAGCTTTGCAGTTGGATCGAGCGTGTACAAGCTAAGTGTCAACAGGATGAGGACCCGCTACTTGAGACGGTTCTGCACGATTTGCTGATAAAAGTGAGACGGGTGATCCGTGTCGGGTTGGGATATTTAACCCTTGATCGAAACGCGATCTCGCTTTCCGGCGGGGAAGCACAACGGCTGAGGCTGGCTTCTATTCTCGGTTCCGGTCTGACTGGTGTATTGTATCTGTTGGATGAACCCACCTCCGGACTGCATCCCAAAGATACGGACGGTTTGATTCATGTCATGAAGCAGCTGCGTGATCTCGGCAATACTGTACTGGTGATTGAACATGATGAACGTGTGATTCAAGCGGCTGATCATGTGATTGATGTGGGTCCCGGTGCAGGCCGTTTTGGTGGGGAAATCGTCGGTCAGGGAACACTGGGGGAGTTGATGAAGCAGTCACAGTCGATCACCGGCCGCTATTTGCGGGAAAAGAGAAAATTGGAAGCAAAGGGACGCCGAGGCAACGGTCAGAGGATTACGATTCATGAGGCAACCCGCCACAATCTGCAACAGGTGACGGTCTCCTTTCCACTTCAGTGCCTGGTTGCCGTCTCCGGTGTCTCCGGTTCCGGCAAATCGACACTCGTCTTTGATGTGCTCGCTTCCGCTGAAAAAGGAAGAACAGACGTGAACGGGTGCCGCTCCCTCACGGGGATGGATGGAGTCGACAATATGATCCGCGTTGACCAGTCCCCCCTTACACGCATGCAACGCTCCAATGTTTCCACCTATATCGATTTGTACACACATTTGCGTAAGGTGTTTGCTGGATTGCCGGAGGCGAAAGAGCGAGGTTTCAAGGCAAACCACTTCTCTTTTAATACGCCGGGTGGAAGATGTGACCGCTGTGAAGGGTTGGGACAAGTCTCCGTCGATATGCACTTTCTCTCCAATTTGCAGGTGGTCTGTCCCGACTGCCGCGGCAAACGGTTCAAGGAAGAAGTCCTAGCGGTTACCTATCAAGGATATACCATCGCCGATGTTCTGGCACTGGGAATCGACGAGAGCCTCTCTTTATTTTCAGGGCTAAAGAAAATGAGACAACTGCTAGAACTCTTATGTGAAGTAGGCCTTGGCTATTTGCAATGGGGACAGCCAATGACGACCCTATCCGGTGGAGAAGCACAGCGGTTAAAGCTGGCAAAGGAGCTTAGCAAACCTACCGCCGGTCACACCTTGTATCTATTGGATGAACCCTCCTCCGGCTTACATTTTCATGATGTGCAAAATCTTCATTTGTTGTTGAATAAGCTGGTCGACGCAGGGAATACGGTGATGATGGTTGAACACCATACCGATCTTATCGCCGCTGCCGATTGGGTGATCGATATGGGACCCGCGGGAGGAATGGCCGGCGGGAGAGTGATGGCTAGTGGGACACCACAGGAAGTGGCGGCTGTTAACGAATCTTTTACAGGCAGATTTCTCGCTGCTTATTTTTAG
- a CDS encoding LysM peptidoglycan-binding domain-containing protein, producing the protein MQIIVVNRGDSIWSIANRFSVSTTDIIQINQLTTPEKLVPGEALLVPVPAGVHIVQAGESLSSIANRYGISVEALRQANNIPTDGRINPGQRLTIPAAAKRTIEVNGFLEPANTEKDRRIIQEVAEYCTYISLFSYQVQADGNLRPLQDQTALQALANTRTVPMMVITNFAEGNFSPTIARRIFTDTTVRDRLIQNVLTTMRQKGYRALNIDFENLRTEDREQYNAFLRQITPRIKEAGFLVSTALAPKVGPEQTGAWYGAHDYPAHGEIVDFVILMTYEWGWSGGPPLPVAPIRQVRRVLDYAVSVIPRNKIMMGGALYGYDWTLPYVRGGPFAKTLSPQEAVDQARRVGAEILYDNRDEAPYYRYYDQARKEHIVWFEDARSMQAKFNLIKEYRLRGISYWVLGRTFPQNWALLADQFNIRKLR; encoded by the coding sequence ATGCAGATCATTGTGGTCAATCGGGGTGATTCCATCTGGAGTATCGCCAATCGATTCAGTGTTTCTACAACAGACATCATCCAGATTAACCAACTAACCACCCCGGAAAAACTGGTCCCCGGAGAAGCGCTTCTCGTTCCCGTTCCAGCAGGGGTGCACATTGTGCAAGCGGGGGAATCCCTCTCCTCCATCGCCAACCGCTACGGCATCAGTGTGGAAGCACTACGTCAGGCCAACAATATCCCCACCGACGGACGCATCAACCCTGGACAGCGGCTCACGATACCCGCAGCAGCGAAACGTACCATTGAAGTAAACGGCTTTCTCGAACCGGCAAATACTGAAAAAGATCGTCGGATCATTCAAGAGGTGGCGGAGTATTGCACTTATATCAGCTTGTTTAGCTATCAAGTGCAAGCAGATGGCAACTTACGCCCACTGCAAGATCAAACCGCTCTGCAAGCCTTGGCGAATACCCGTACAGTGCCGATGATGGTAATAACCAATTTTGCAGAGGGTAATTTCTCACCGACTATCGCCCGGCGCATCTTTACTGATACGACGGTACGTGACCGCTTGATCCAAAATGTTTTGACTACCATGAGACAAAAGGGGTACCGGGCCTTAAACATCGACTTTGAAAATTTGCGCACTGAAGACCGTGAACAGTACAACGCGTTTTTGCGACAGATCACCCCTCGGATCAAGGAGGCCGGTTTTCTCGTATCCACCGCCCTTGCTCCAAAAGTAGGGCCGGAACAGACCGGTGCCTGGTATGGCGCCCATGATTATCCCGCCCATGGTGAGATTGTCGATTTTGTCATCCTGATGACTTATGAGTGGGGCTGGTCCGGTGGCCCTCCGCTACCGGTGGCGCCCATTCGCCAAGTACGTCGTGTGCTGGATTACGCCGTCTCCGTCATTCCCCGCAACAAAATTATGATGGGTGGAGCTCTCTACGGCTACGACTGGACATTACCTTATGTACGCGGCGGCCCCTTCGCCAAAACACTCAGCCCACAAGAAGCAGTCGATCAAGCCCGGCGGGTAGGGGCGGAAATTTTATACGATAATCGCGATGAAGCTCCTTATTACCGCTATTACGATCAAGCGCGCAAAGAACACATCGTCTGGTTTGAGGACGCTCGCAGCATGCAGGCCAAATTTAACCTGATCAAAGAATACCGCCTGCGCGGCATCAGTTATTGGGTATTGGGACGCACGTTTCCACAAAATTGGGCACTGTTGGCTGATCAATTCAATATCCGCAAATTACGCTGA
- a CDS encoding GntR family transcriptional regulator — MRILISNQSKEPIYEQIKTQIKEKILNDELKEGDALPSMRKLAKDLRISLITTKRAYVELENEGFITSFVGKGSFVASQNTELLREKRLNLIEEQLAQVVEESKRADLSLAELKEILEMLFEEDK, encoded by the coding sequence ATGAGAATATTAATTTCTAACCAGTCAAAAGAACCGATTTATGAGCAGATTAAGACTCAAATTAAAGAAAAAATCTTAAATGATGAATTGAAGGAAGGGGACGCTCTACCGTCAATGCGCAAACTCGCTAAAGATTTACGCATCAGTTTAATTACGACGAAACGTGCCTATGTTGAATTAGAAAATGAAGGCTTCATCACTTCGTTCGTCGGGAAGGGGTCGTTTGTAGCCAGTCAAAATACCGAACTTCTTCGCGAAAAGCGGTTAAACCTGATTGAAGAGCAGCTGGCACAAGTCGTTGAAGAAAGTAAACGGGCAGATTTGAGCCTTGCTGAACTGAAAGAGATTTTGGAAATGTTATTTGAGGAGGATAAATAA
- a CDS encoding serpin family protein has product MKPTAIKIALLTVICFPFLLTPGHKTESDHRKEDKPIFQIDDIDKRLITANNRFAFGLYEATVKEEEDKNILLSPFSVSLALAMTYNGADLETKEAMVRTLEVQNLSMEEINQSHAALKNVIEHADPDIQLNIANSLWGREGITFHEEFLKKNEAFYDAYLTTMDFNDPKAAATINGWVHDHTNGKIEKMVNDDIHPRTILFLLNAIYFKGEWAEPFDEAYTTERDFYLADGSTQKVPMMSQSGEWKYFQGEGFEAVQLPYGNGRISMNIFLPDENSDLTQFQQQLNEQDWQSWMDHFQSTPGNIRLPRFQVEYDKTLNEALKALGMEVAFDEGRANFERMVASPNENVVIKEVKHRSFIEVNEEGTEAAAATSVEAQLVSAPVPTNTFNMEVNRPFFFTIQDNETEALLFMGSVVEMG; this is encoded by the coding sequence ATGAAACCGACAGCGATTAAAATTGCATTGCTTACGGTCATCTGTTTTCCGTTTTTGCTTACACCCGGCCACAAAACCGAAAGCGATCATCGGAAGGAGGATAAACCCATATTCCAGATTGATGATATTGATAAACGTCTTATCACCGCAAATAATCGCTTTGCCTTTGGGCTATATGAAGCGACGGTAAAAGAAGAGGAAGATAAAAATATACTGCTGTCGCCCTTTAGTGTATCGTTGGCCTTAGCGATGACCTATAACGGGGCGGATCTGGAGACAAAAGAAGCGATGGTGCGCACACTGGAAGTGCAGAATCTCAGCATGGAGGAAATCAACCAATCCCATGCTGCGCTAAAAAACGTGATCGAACATGCGGATCCCGATATACAACTAAATATCGCCAATTCGCTCTGGGGTAGGGAAGGAATCACGTTTCATGAGGAGTTTCTTAAAAAGAACGAGGCGTTTTATGATGCCTATCTCACGACGATGGATTTTAACGATCCTAAAGCCGCCGCCACCATCAACGGTTGGGTCCATGATCATACAAACGGAAAAATCGAAAAAATGGTCAATGATGACATCCATCCTCGAACGATCTTGTTTTTACTTAATGCCATCTATTTTAAAGGGGAATGGGCCGAGCCTTTTGATGAAGCGTATACAACGGAGCGTGATTTCTACTTAGCGGACGGGTCGACACAAAAGGTGCCGATGATGTCCCAGTCTGGAGAGTGGAAGTATTTCCAAGGGGAAGGGTTTGAGGCGGTACAGTTGCCATATGGAAACGGGCGGATCAGTATGAACATTTTCCTGCCGGATGAGAACTCGGATCTGACGCAATTTCAGCAGCAATTGAACGAGCAAGATTGGCAGTCATGGATGGACCACTTTCAATCGACACCAGGAAACATTCGGCTGCCGCGTTTTCAGGTGGAGTATGATAAGACGTTAAATGAGGCGTTAAAAGCGCTGGGGATGGAAGTGGCGTTTGATGAAGGACGAGCCAATTTTGAACGGATGGTAGCCTCGCCTAATGAGAATGTGGTTATCAAAGAAGTAAAACACCGCTCATTTATAGAGGTGAATGAAGAAGGAACGGAAGCGGCTGCTGCAACATCGGTGGAGGCGCAATTAGTGTCCGCACCTGTACCCACAAACACGTTTAATATGGAGGTAAACCGGCCGTTCTTCTTTACGATTCAAGATAATGAAACGGAAGCGTTGTTATTTATGGGATCGGTGGTGGAGATGGGATGA